One segment of Carya illinoinensis cultivar Pawnee chromosome 13, C.illinoinensisPawnee_v1, whole genome shotgun sequence DNA contains the following:
- the LOC122292553 gene encoding fasciclin-like arabinogalactan protein 12 produces MMTKPGVFSLPILLLFLFHVINTLAQPTAAPAQSTAASTPPANAPAKPATPPSSAATPPASPAKPPIQSAKAPAQSVQVPVQKGSIDVTKILAKARGYSVFIRLLKSTGLAAQLYGQLNNSNNGFTIFAPTDTAFSNLKPGTINSLSDLQKTQLIQFHILNSVIGPSNFQTLSNPVPTEAGDTSVGEFPLNVTTAGNQVNISTGLVNTTMGGTIYLDNQLAIYRVDSVLLPLEIFSPKPKKAAAPKPALTDSNTTSAADSPSGGGGGGATASSSTTDTDIAKVNASGAVSLSTNKILLPIGIAVVAFFVAKGT; encoded by the coding sequence ATGATGACCAAACCCGGTGTCTTTTCTCTCCCAATTctacttctttttctcttccatgTTATTAACACTTTAGCCCAGCCCACCGCGGCTCCAGCCCAATCCACCGCAGCTTCAACCCCACCAGCCAATGCACCAGCCAAGCCAGCCACGCCTCCATCCTCAGCCGCCACGCCTCCCGCCTCACCTGCCAAGCCTCCAATCCAATCCGCAAAGGCACCTGCCCAATCCGTCCAAGTACCTGTACAAAAAGGTTCTATTGACGTCACAAAAATCCTTGCAAAGGCTCGTGGTTACTCAGTCTTTATCCGCCTCTTGAAGAGCACTGGACTTGCTGCTCAACTATACGGACAACTCAACAATTCAAACAATGGCTTTACCATCTTTGCACCTACAGATACAGCATTTTCGAATCTCAAACCAGGCACCATAAACTCTCTATCTGACCTACAAAAGACTCAGCTAATACAATTTCACATCTTGAACTCTGTGATTGGTCCGTCCAACTTTCAAACTCTAAGCAATCCAGTGCCAACAGAGGCCGGTGATACTAGCGTCGGAGAATTCCCCCTTAATGTGACCACTGCTGGCAATCAAGTGAATATTTCGACCGGCCTTGTGAATACCACAATGGGTGGTACAATATATTTGGATAACCAGCTTGCGATATATCGAGTGGATAGTGTTCTTCTTCCACTGGAAATTTTTTCTCCAAAGCCTAAGAAGGCTGCTGCTCCTAAACCTGCACTGACAGATTCAAATACTACGAGTGCTGCGGATAGTCCAtcaggtggtggtggtggtggtgctaCTGCTTCTTCTTCTACAACGGACACCGATATTGCTAAAGTAAATGCGTCTGGTGCAGTAAGCCTCAGtacaaacaaaattttgttaCCCATCGGAATTGCTGTGGTTGCATTCTTTGTGGCGAAAGGAACTTGA